One Raphanus sativus cultivar WK10039 unplaced genomic scaffold, ASM80110v3 Scaffold2662, whole genome shotgun sequence genomic window carries:
- the LOC108847483 gene encoding ETO1-like protein 1 translates to MRTFYPSDSFSKESHLNSLNPQSWLQVERGKLSSSASSSAPLCRESFIKVPEPQILPHYKPLDYVEVLAQIHEELESCSLQERSSLYLLQYQVFRGLGETKLGQRSLRSAWQEATTVHEKVVFGSWLRYEKQGEEVIAELLSSCGKYSEEFVPLDIASCSAVTSASSPEAASVKAKRSISRNVVFKIGEERVACDRKRFASLSAPFHAMLYGSFTESLLDEIDMSENHVSPSAMRVVRDFSVASVLIGVSKNLLLEVLVFANKFCCERLKDACDRELACLVSSMECAIELMDFALEESSPILSASCLQVFLYELPESLTDERVVEALTRVNRSQVSTMAGKASFSLYSCLTEVSMRLDPRSDRTLSFLEKVVDFAENDRQRVLGFHRLGCTRLLRKEYREAEEAFETAFNLGHVYSATGLARIGYIQGHKLWGYEKLTSVISSVSPPLGWMYQERSLYCEGDKKLEDLEKATELDPTLTYPYMYRAVKLMSEQNAEAALEEINRILGFKLALECLEIRFCLYLGMDDYEAALRDIQAALTLCPDYRMFDGKVAARQLRTLVYEHVESWTTADCWMQLYEKWSNVDDIGSLSVIYQMLEADACKGVLYFRQSLLLLRLKCPEAAMRSLQLAREHASSDHERLVYEGWILYDTGHCEEGLQKAKESIRIKRSFEAYFLQAYALAESSLDPSSSSTVVSLLEDALKCPSDRLRKGQALNNLGSVYVDCEKLDLAADCYINALKVRHTRAHQGLARVHFLRNDKAAAYEEMTRLIEKAQNNASAYEKRSEYCDRELAKSDLEMVTRLDPLRVYPYRYRAAVLMDSRKEAEAIEELSRAIAFKADLHLLHLRAAFHEHNGDVSSALRDCRAALSVDPNHQEMLELHSRVNSHEP, encoded by the exons ATGAGGACCTTTTACCCATCTGATTCTTTTAGTAAAGAATCACATCTCAATTCCTTGAATCCACAGTCATGGCTTCAAGTTGAGAGAGGGAAACTCTCTTCCTCTGCCTCTTCATCTGC tccACTGTGCAGAGAATCATTCATCAAAGTTCCTGAGCCGCAGATACTGCCTCACTATAAGCCTCTTGACTATGTAGAAGTTCTTGCTCAGATTCATGAAGAGCTCGAGTCCTGCTCTTTGCAGGAGAGGTCGAGTCTGTATCTGTTGCAGTATCAAGTCTTTAGAGGTCTTGGAGAGACCAAACTTGGACAGAGAAGCCTTAGATCAGCCTGGCAAGAAGCTACAACTGTACATGAGAAAGTTGTGTTTGGGTCTTGGTTAAGGTACGAGAAACAAGGAGAGGAAGTCATCGCCGAGTTGCTTTCTTCCTGCGGTAAGTATTCTGAAGAGTTCGTGCCGTTGGATATCGCATCTTGTTCCGCAGTTACGTCAGCTTCTTCCCCTGAGGCAGCATCTGTGAAGGCGAAGCGCTCTATTTCGAGAAACGTTGTGTTTAAGATAGGAGAAGAGAGAGTAGCTTGTGATAGAAAGAGATTCGCTAGCCTTTCTGCTCCTTTCCACGCCATGCTTTACGGAAGCTTCACTGAGTCGCTTCTTGATGAGATAGACATGTCAGAGAACCATGTATCTCCTTCAGCTATGCGTGTTGTAAGAGATTTCAGCGTTGCTAGTGTTCTAATTGGAGTTTCAAAGAATCTTTTGCTGGAAGTTTTGGTTTTTGCGAACAAGTTTTGCTGCGAGAGACTCAAAGATGCTTGCGACAGAGAGTTGGCTTGTCTGGTCTCCTCCATGGAATGTGCCATCGAGCTAATGGACTTCGCACTCGAAGAGAGCTCCCCGATCCTATCTGCGTCGTGTCTGCAAGTTTTCCTCTACGAGTTACCTGAAAGCTTGACAGATGAACGTGTGGTGGAGGCTTTGACTCGTGTCAACAGATCTCAAGTCTCAACCATGGCGGGGAAAGCTTCGTTCTCCTTATACTCTTGCTTAACCGAAGTCTCCATGCGTTTAGATCCTCGTTCCGACAGAACATTGAGCTTCTTGGAGAAAGTAGTTGACTTTGCGGAGAATGATCGGCAGAGAGTGTTAGGGTTTCATCGGTTAGGTTGCACAAGGCTGTTGAGGAAAGAGTACCGTGAAGCAGAAGAAGCATTCGAAACCGCGTTTAATTTAGGCCACGTGTATTCAGCTACTGGCTTAGCAAGGATAGGTTACATCCAAGGCCATAAGCTTTGGGGCTACGAGAAGCTAACCTCTGTTATCTCCTCTGTTTCGCCTCCTCTCGGATGGATGTATCAAGAAAGGTCTTTATACTGTGAAGGGGATAAGAAGCTCGAGGATCTTGAAAAAGCAACTGAGCTGGATCCGACTCTAACGTATCCTTACATGTATAGAGCTGTGAAGCTAATGTCTGAACAAAACGCTGAGGCTGCGCTGGAGGAAATCAACAGGATCTTGGGGTTTAAGCTCGCGTTGGAGTGCTTGGAGATCAGGTTCTGTCTTTACCTCGGTATGGATGACTACGAAGCGGCTCTTCGTGACATCCAGGCTGCTCTTACCTTGTGTCCGGACTACAGAATGTTTGATGGGAAAGTAGCGGCGAGGCAGCTTCGGACGCTGGTCTATGAACATGTAGAGAGCTGGACGACTGCGGATTGTTGGATGCAGCTTTATGAGAAATGGTCTAACGTTGATGACATTGGTTCTCTTTCGGTGATCTATCAGATGCTAGAAGCTGATGCTTGTAAAGGTGTACTCTACTTCAGGCAATCGTTGCTTCTCCTTAGGTTGAAATGTCCCGAAGCAGCGATGCGGAGCTTGCAGTTAGCTAGAGAGCACGCCTCGAGTGACCACGAGCGTCTGGTGTATGAAGGATGGATCTTGTACGACACTGGTCACTGTGAAGAAGGGCTTCAAAAGGCTAAGGAGTCCATTAGAATCAAGAGATCATTCGAAGCTTACTTCCTCCAAGCTTATGCCTTGGCAGAGTCTAGCCTTGATCCGTCTAGCTCTTCAACCGTTGTTTCTCTTCTTGAAGACGCTCTCAAATGCCCCTCTGATAGGTTGCGGAAAGGCCAG gCTCTAAACAATCTTGGGAGCGTCTATGTGGACTGTGAGAAGCTAGACTTAGCTGCAGATTGTTATATAAACGCTTTGAAAGTGAGGCACACACGTGCGCACCAGGGTCTAGCTCGTGTCCATTTCCTTAGAAACGACAAAGCTGCTGCTTATGAAGAAATGACCAGACTAATAGAAAAGGCTCAGAACAATGCATCTGCTTACGAGAAAAGATCAGAGTACTGCGACCGTGAACTGGCCAAGTCCGATCTTGAAATGGTCACACGGTTAGACCCTCTCAGGGTTTATCCTTACCGTTACCGAGCCGCAG TGTTGATGGATAGTCGGAAGGAGGCGGAGGCTATTGAGGAGTTATCACGAGCTATTGCCTTCAAAGCGGATCTCCATCTACTTCACTTAAGGGCGGCTTTCCACGAGCACAATGGTGATGTTAGTAGTGCGTTGCGGGACTGTCGTGCGGCTCTCTCGGTTGATCCTAACCATCAAGAGATGCTGGAGCTTCATAGCCGTGTTAATAGCCATGAACCTTGA